One part of the Enterococcus sp. DIV1094 genome encodes these proteins:
- a CDS encoding ATP-binding protein — protein sequence MFQRPHYLNQLIHLQNTDFIKIITGVRRSGKSVLLMLYQRYLLEQGVESNHIIYINFESFNYQVVTDAEKFRNVLTPLIPQDDKKIYFLFDEIQLVDGWQRVVNGIKTSFDCELVITGSNANMLSGELATLLSGRYIEIPIYPLSFEEFLSVKDIAKDSRFVDQAYQEYEKYGGFPSVVLADERIKDTILSGIFDTIVLNDVALRAGVKDATVLKLLIRFLSDNVGQLVNASRIANTLKSEGISTSTHTVNRYLDLLEHGYLFYRAQQYDIRGREYLRTNGKYFIIDAGLRRNAVGRKDGNYSNRLENIVYIELLRRGYLVDVGRIDNQEIDFVAKKLDETLYIQVTYELPNSNRETDNLLHIKDNHKKIVITGKYYETHQVDGIPIRYIVDWLLDK from the coding sequence TTGTTTCAGCGACCTCACTATTTAAATCAACTGATTCACTTACAAAACACTGATTTCATCAAAATTATTACTGGCGTTAGGCGTTCAGGTAAATCGGTATTACTTATGCTTTATCAACGCTATCTATTGGAGCAAGGTGTTGAATCAAACCACATTATTTATATCAATTTTGAATCATTCAATTATCAAGTAGTCACAGATGCAGAGAAATTTAGGAACGTGCTAACACCATTGATTCCTCAAGATGATAAAAAAATTTATTTTTTATTTGACGAGATCCAACTTGTCGACGGATGGCAACGTGTCGTCAATGGCATAAAAACTAGCTTTGATTGTGAGCTAGTCATCACTGGTTCCAATGCAAATATGTTGTCTGGGGAACTTGCAACTTTACTTAGTGGCCGATACATTGAGATTCCCATTTATCCGTTATCCTTTGAAGAATTTTTGTCTGTAAAAGACATTGCAAAAGATTCTCGGTTCGTCGATCAAGCATATCAAGAATATGAAAAATATGGTGGTTTCCCCAGTGTGGTGTTAGCAGATGAAAGAATCAAAGATACGATTTTGTCAGGGATCTTTGATACGATCGTTCTGAACGATGTTGCCTTGCGTGCCGGCGTAAAAGATGCAACTGTATTGAAATTATTGATTCGTTTTTTGTCAGATAATGTTGGACAACTCGTCAATGCGTCAAGAATTGCGAATACATTAAAAAGTGAAGGCATCTCAACGAGCACGCACACTGTCAATCGCTACTTGGACCTATTAGAACATGGTTATCTCTTTTATCGTGCGCAACAGTATGATATTAGAGGGCGAGAATATTTAAGAACAAATGGAAAATATTTCATTATCGATGCTGGACTACGCAGAAATGCGGTAGGAAGAAAAGACGGTAATTATAGTAATCGCTTAGAAAATATTGTATATATCGAATTACTAAGACGAGGTTATCTAGTAGACGTTGGGCGTATTGATAATCAAGAAATCGATTTTGTTGCAAAAAAATTGGATGAAACACTCTATATCCAAGTAACCTATGAACTTCCCAACAGTAATCGTGAAACTGACAACTTACTTCATATCAAAGATAATCACAAAAAGATAGTGATTACCGGTAAATATTATGAAACCCACCAAGTAGACGGGATACCGATTCGATACATCGTTGATTGGCTACTTGATAAATAA
- a CDS encoding haloacid dehalogenase-like hydrolase yields the protein MVKRFISAQASEIMAMTGAELKQSIKASEGRVICSENVVIRDSNIEDVTNSEIARAYGADLILLNAFDALEPVVSGLKGKDGEPIIQTLREVVGRPIGANLEPVDLEAKMAEDRPDIPAGRQATRETMEAAKKQGLDFICLTGNPGSGVTNDAITKAISMAKEYFGGMIIAGKMHGAGVDEPVADLEAIKSFIEAGADVILVPAVGTVPGFDDSELKAAVKVIHAAGALVMSAIGTSQESSDSDTIKQIAIQNKICGVDIQHIGDAGYSGIAPVENIMAMSRAIRGNRHTIAMMSRSIVR from the coding sequence ATGGTAAAACGATTTATTAGTGCGCAAGCATCAGAGATCATGGCGATGACTGGCGCAGAGTTGAAACAATCGATCAAAGCAAGTGAGGGACGTGTCATTTGTTCTGAAAACGTAGTGATCCGTGACAGCAATATTGAAGATGTCACGAACTCTGAAATTGCCCGTGCGTATGGTGCAGATTTGATTTTATTGAATGCTTTTGATGCGTTAGAACCAGTTGTTTCAGGTTTGAAAGGCAAAGACGGTGAGCCAATCATCCAAACGTTACGAGAAGTAGTTGGTCGACCAATTGGGGCGAATCTTGAGCCTGTTGATTTAGAGGCGAAGATGGCAGAAGACCGCCCGGATATTCCAGCTGGTCGTCAAGCCACTCGTGAAACAATGGAAGCTGCTAAGAAACAAGGACTGGATTTCATCTGTTTGACAGGAAATCCAGGAAGTGGTGTGACGAATGATGCCATTACAAAAGCCATCTCAATGGCAAAAGAATACTTCGGTGGTATGATCATTGCTGGGAAAATGCACGGTGCTGGTGTGGATGAACCGGTAGCGGACCTAGAGGCAATCAAGTCCTTTATCGAAGCAGGTGCAGATGTGATCTTAGTTCCTGCAGTAGGAACAGTTCCTGGGTTTGATGATAGTGAATTAAAAGCGGCTGTCAAAGTGATCCATGCCGCTGGCGCGTTAGTGATGTCAGCAATTGGTACGAGCCAAGAGTCAAGTGATTCTGACACGATCAAACAAATTGCGATCCAAAATAAAATTTGCGGTGTTGATATCCAACACATCGGCGATGCCGGCTATTCAGGAATCGCTCCTGTAGAAAATATCATGGCGATGAGCCGTGCGATCCGTGGGAATCGTCACACGATCGCGATGATGTCACGTTCGATCGTGCGTTAG
- a CDS encoding UTRA domain-containing protein, translating to MSKYEQLANLILERIHHGEYPPESFLPSERKLMTEFKVTRDTIRTALKSLEATGYIEKIPARGSKVVAHDKIDFFVSDLSGTSEKYHSENHSFDTEILSLKKIIVDEQLRDNSGFTLGESVWYLLRRRLLNGRALILEVDYLRTAVVADLTKEIINQSLYRYLENQLHLKLNCSKKEISVENITAPVAQHLDLGKHDKNIFVVRNWAYLTDYTHFQYTESWHQVDSFKFVLLADRPTN from the coding sequence TTGAGTAAATATGAACAACTAGCGAACTTGATTCTCGAACGGATCCATCACGGAGAATATCCTCCCGAATCTTTCTTGCCAAGTGAAAGAAAATTGATGACTGAGTTTAAGGTGACGCGTGATACGATTCGTACAGCACTAAAGAGTTTAGAAGCCACAGGGTATATCGAAAAAATCCCTGCACGAGGCAGTAAAGTGGTCGCACATGATAAAATTGATTTTTTTGTTAGTGATCTGTCAGGAACTTCAGAAAAATATCATTCCGAAAATCATTCATTCGATACAGAGATCTTGTCCCTAAAAAAAATCATCGTGGATGAGCAGCTTAGAGATAATTCAGGTTTTACCTTAGGGGAATCCGTCTGGTATTTGCTTCGTCGCCGGCTGTTGAATGGTCGGGCACTGATTTTAGAAGTGGATTATCTGCGTACCGCTGTCGTTGCTGATCTAACAAAAGAAATCATCAACCAATCGTTGTATCGCTATCTTGAAAATCAACTACATTTGAAATTGAATTGTTCAAAAAAGGAAATTTCCGTTGAGAATATCACCGCACCTGTTGCACAGCATTTAGATTTAGGAAAACATGACAAAAATATCTTTGTTGTCAGGAATTGGGCCTATTTGACCGATTATACTCACTTTCAATATACAGAAAGCTGGCATCAAGTTGATTCATTCAAATTCGTATTATTGGCTGATCGCCCCACTAATTGA
- a CDS encoding peptidoglycan DD-metalloendopeptidase family protein has translation MKKKSTYKLVSFVFLSQMLLTTPLQVLADEQVFSAEQPATTENHESFTSNDQTETTTDSSDTTGEDNTTDTTTDGSEETTPPSTGDSSEPTTPDTSEPTEPSTPPEETKPTEPTKPTEPTQPSQPEKPTTPPTGGSTGETQPTPQPSQPTPPVTAPATPVETTPAPAAPVVQEVRQPSATTPIQDLVPSSQETDEGSIHFEKDESVESFIRKIGESSREIGQENDLYASVMIAQAILESASGQSQLAQSPNYNLFGIKGTHNGNGVTFATQEDAGDGTLYTIQATFRRYENYEESLEDYAKLMREGLTGDSEFYSGVWKSNAETYKEATEFLTGRYATDTRYNEKLNGLIETYDLEQYDKEVAGPEINEEGYIVPLRNFTISSPFGPRGGEFHRGLDFAAPQGEPIYASKAGTVIRAEFHPSWGNYVAIEHEDGTTALYAHQQEYIVKVGDEIEQGQIIGFVGSTGNSTGSHLHFEISRDNSLAQAQLIDPALVLFGNNN, from the coding sequence TTGAAAAAAAAGTCTACGTATAAGTTAGTTTCATTTGTATTTCTTTCACAAATGCTACTGACTACGCCTTTACAAGTATTAGCAGATGAACAAGTTTTCTCTGCAGAGCAACCAGCAACAACTGAAAACCATGAATCATTTACTTCAAATGATCAAACGGAAACAACAACTGACTCGTCTGATACGACAGGTGAAGATAACACAACAGATACAACAACCGATGGTTCAGAAGAAACAACTCCGCCATCTACTGGCGACTCTAGTGAACCAACAACACCTGATACTTCAGAACCGACTGAACCGAGTACGCCACCGGAAGAAACAAAACCAACGGAACCGACGAAGCCAACAGAACCAACGCAGCCGAGTCAACCGGAAAAACCAACAACACCACCAACTGGCGGCTCTACAGGTGAAACACAACCAACGCCACAACCAAGTCAGCCAACTCCACCAGTGACAGCTCCGGCTACACCTGTGGAAACAACGCCTGCTCCTGCGGCACCAGTTGTTCAAGAGGTACGTCAACCTTCTGCAACAACACCGATCCAAGATCTTGTGCCATCAAGTCAAGAAACGGATGAAGGATCGATCCATTTTGAAAAAGATGAATCAGTTGAGAGCTTCATTCGCAAAATCGGTGAATCTTCTCGAGAAATCGGGCAAGAAAATGATTTGTACGCATCAGTGATGATCGCCCAAGCAATTTTAGAATCTGCTAGTGGTCAAAGCCAATTGGCACAATCACCGAACTACAATCTTTTTGGAATCAAAGGTACACATAATGGCAATGGTGTGACTTTTGCGACACAAGAAGATGCTGGGGATGGTACATTGTATACGATCCAAGCAACATTCAGAAGATACGAAAATTATGAGGAAAGCCTAGAAGATTACGCGAAATTAATGCGAGAAGGCTTGACTGGCGACAGCGAATTCTATTCTGGCGTTTGGAAATCTAATGCAGAAACTTACAAAGAAGCAACAGAATTCTTAACAGGTCGTTATGCGACAGATACAAGATATAACGAAAAACTAAATGGTTTGATTGAAACCTATGACTTAGAACAATATGACAAAGAAGTTGCTGGACCAGAGATCAATGAAGAAGGATATATCGTACCATTAAGAAACTTTACGATCTCTAGCCCATTCGGTCCTCGTGGCGGTGAATTCCACCGTGGGTTAGACTTTGCAGCACCTCAAGGGGAGCCGATCTATGCCAGCAAAGCGGGTACTGTCATCAGAGCAGAATTCCATCCTTCATGGGGGAACTATGTAGCGATCGAACATGAAGATGGCACGACTGCACTTTATGCGCACCAACAAGAATACATCGTGAAAGTTGGCGATGAGATCGAACAAGGACAAATCATTGGGTTTGTCGGTTCTACCGGAAACAGTACAGGTAGCCATCTGCACTTTGAAATCAGTCGTGACAACAGCTTAGCACAAGCGCAATTGATTGATCCTGCTTTAGTATTGTTCGGAAATAATAACTAA
- a CDS encoding isopeptide-forming domain-containing fimbrial protein, with amino-acid sequence MSVNEQAKVGETIINKATLDDGTNPPDEPETPVTPVVTPGQLEVTKTVNHQSPKIGDEIEYRISFRNKVTNGVIDRVTITDTLPKGLTYVEGSLTSEGADPQPTSLGIENGVITAEYSKISDTTVRSLVFRVKVNEEAKVGEPIVNKATIDDHINPPDEPETPVTPVETPGELESTKSVNHQSPKIGDEIEYRINFRNKVTNGVLKQVTVTDNLPKGLTYVEGSLTSEGDDPQPTNLSYKDGTIIAEYGKISDTKIRSIAFRVKVNEEAKTGETIVNKATLDDGTNPPDEPETPVTPVETPGVLESTKVVNDQSPKLGDEIEYRISFRNKVTNGVLKQVTVTDELPKGLTYVEGSLKSEGDDPQPTSLSMENGQMVAEYKGITDTKVRSIVFRVKVNEEAKVGEPIINKAKIDDHINPPDEPEIPVTPEETPGELETTKIVNNQAPKLGEEIEYRITFRNKVTNGVLNQVTVTDNLPKGLTYVEGSLTSEGDDPQPTSLDYKDGTVTAVYGKINDTKTRTIVFKVKVNEEAIVGETIVNKAKIDDHINPPDEPEIPVTPEETPGELETTKIVNNQAPKIGEEIEYRITFRNKVTNGVLNQVTISDNLPKGLTYVEGSLTSEGDDPKPTSLDYKDGTITAEYGKISDTKVRTIVFRVKVNEEAKVGEPIINKAKIDDHINPPDEPEVPVIPEETPGELETTKIVNNQAPKIGEEIEYRITFRNKVTNGVLNQVTVIDNLPKGLTYVEGSLTSEGDDPKPTSLDYKDGTITAEYGKISDTKVRTIVFRVKVNEEAKVGETIVNKAKIDDHINPPDEPEVPVIPEETPGKLESTKTVSNQKTKVGEEIEYRITFRNKVTNGVLNQVTVTDKLPKGLTYVEGSLKSEGDQPEPTSLTYKDGTITAEYGKINDTKVRTIIFKVKVNNEAVSGKEILNIATVDDHVTPPDEPEVPVIPEDPDKPQTLDGKLVSEKTVNKKTVKIGEELEYRISFHNTIENGVLNRVTVTDKLPKGLTYVEGSLTSEGDDPKPTSLDYKDGTITAEYGKINDTKVRTIVFKVKVNNEAVSGKEILNIATVDDHVTPPDEPEVPVIPEDPDKPNKPDVPVVPGKDVPDRPEPRKPTPKEKETRKSFLPKTGEVVSYTLIALGGILVVVVLVIAVKKRKQ; translated from the coding sequence GTGTCAGTCAATGAGCAAGCAAAAGTTGGTGAAACAATCATCAATAAAGCAACACTCGATGATGGTACGAATCCGCCAGACGAACCAGAAACGCCAGTCACACCAGTAGTAACACCTGGACAATTAGAAGTAACGAAAACAGTCAATCATCAATCGCCAAAAATTGGTGACGAAATCGAATACCGTATCAGTTTCCGTAACAAAGTCACTAACGGAGTGATCGACCGAGTGACGATTACTGATACGTTGCCAAAAGGCTTGACGTATGTCGAAGGTAGTTTGACAAGTGAAGGTGCGGATCCGCAACCAACGAGTTTAGGTATAGAAAATGGAGTAATAACCGCGGAATATAGTAAGATCTCAGACACTACTGTGCGTTCGCTTGTCTTTAGAGTCAAAGTCAATGAAGAAGCGAAAGTTGGCGAGCCAATCGTCAATAAAGCAACAATCGATGATCATATCAATCCGCCCGACGAACCAGAAACACCAGTGACTCCAGTGGAAACGCCAGGTGAGTTAGAAAGTACGAAATCGGTCAATCACCAATCACCAAAAATCGGTGACGAAATCGAGTATCGGATCAACTTCCGTAATAAAGTAACGAACGGTGTGCTGAAACAAGTGACGGTAACGGATAACTTGCCGAAAGGGTTAACGTATGTCGAAGGTAGTTTGACTAGCGAAGGGGACGATCCACAACCGACAAATCTAAGTTACAAAGACGGTACGATCATCGCAGAATATGGCAAGATCAGTGATACAAAAATTCGTTCGATCGCCTTTCGAGTGAAAGTCAATGAAGAAGCAAAAACAGGTGAAACGATCGTCAATAAAGCAACGCTCGATGATGGCACGAATCCGCCAGATGAACCAGAAACACCAGTGACCCCAGTGGAAACGCCAGGTGTCTTAGAAAGTACAAAAGTAGTGAATGACCAATCACCGAAGCTGGGGGATGAAATCGAATACCGTATCAGTTTCCGTAACAAAGTAACGAACGGTGTCCTAAAACAAGTGACGGTGACAGACGAATTACCAAAAGGCTTGACCTATGTTGAAGGCAGTCTGAAAAGTGAAGGGGATGACCCACAACCAACAAGCTTATCTATGGAAAATGGCCAAATGGTTGCTGAATACAAAGGAATTACCGATACAAAAGTTCGCTCGATCGTCTTTCGAGTGAAAGTCAACGAAGAAGCAAAAGTTGGTGAACCAATCATCAATAAAGCGAAAATCGATGATCATATCAATCCGCCCGACGAACCAGAGATTCCAGTGACCCCAGAAGAAACACCAGGAGAACTGGAAACAACGAAAATAGTGAACAACCAAGCACCAAAACTAGGTGAGGAAATCGAATACCGCATCACGTTCCGTAATAAAGTGACGAACGGTGTCTTGAATCAAGTAACAGTAACCGATAACTTGCCAAAAGGCTTGACGTATGTCGAAGGTAGCTTGACGAGTGAAGGTGATGATCCACAACCTACAAGTTTAGACTACAAAGACGGTACGGTCACCGCTGTATATGGCAAGATCAATGATACGAAAACTCGTACGATCGTGTTTAAAGTGAAAGTCAACGAAGAAGCAATAGTCGGCGAAACAATCGTCAATAAAGCGAAAATCGATGATCATATCAATCCGCCAGATGAACCAGAGATTCCAGTGACCCCAGAAGAAACACCAGGAGAACTGGAAACAACCAAAATAGTGAACAACCAAGCACCAAAAATTGGTGAAGAAATCGAATACCGCATCACGTTCCGTAATAAAGTGACGAACGGTGTCTTGAATCAAGTAACAATATCCGATAACTTACCAAAAGGTCTGACGTATGTCGAAGGTAGCTTGACGAGTGAAGGTGATGATCCAAAACCAACCAGTCTAGACTACAAAGACGGTACGATCACTGCCGAATATGGCAAGATCAGCGATACAAAAGTTCGCACAATCGTCTTTCGAGTGAAAGTCAACGAAGAAGCGAAAGTTGGTGAACCAATCATCAATAAAGCGAAGATCGATGACCATATCAATCCACCGGATGAACCAGAAGTGCCAGTGATCCCAGAAGAAACACCGGGCGAACTGGAAACAACGAAAATAGTGAATAACCAGGCACCAAAAATTGGTGAAGAAATCGAATACCGCATCACGTTCCGTAATAAAGTGACGAACGGTGTCTTGAATCAAGTAACAGTAATCGATAACTTGCCAAAAGGCTTGACGTATGTCGAAGGTAGCTTGACGAGTGAAGGTGACGATCCAAAACCAACCAGTCTAGACTACAAAGACGGTACGATCACTGCCGAATATGGCAAGATCAGCGATACAAAAGTTCGCACGATCGTCTTTCGAGTGAAAGTCAACGAAGAAGCGAAAGTCGGCGAAACAATCGTCAATAAAGCGAAAATCGATGACCATATCAATCCGCCAGATGAACCAGAAGTGCCAGTGATTCCAGAAGAAACACCAGGGAAATTAGAAAGCACAAAAACGGTCAGCAATCAAAAAACAAAAGTCGGCGAGGAAATCGAATACCGCATCACGTTCCGTAATAAAGTGACGAATGGTGTCTTGAACCAAGTGACAGTAACCGATAAGTTGCCTAAAGGGTTAACCTATGTGGAAGGCAGCCTGAAAAGCGAGGGAGACCAGCCGGAACCGACAAGTCTAACTTACAAAGATGGCACGATCACTGCCGAATATGGCAAGATCAACGATACAAAAGTTCGCACGATCATCTTTAAAGTCAAAGTGAATAACGAAGCTGTGTCAGGAAAAGAAATCTTGAACATCGCGACAGTGGATGATCATGTGACGCCGCCAGATGAACCGGAAGTGCCAGTTATTCCGGAAGATCCAGATAAACCACAAACTTTAGATGGTAAACTTGTAAGTGAAAAAACAGTCAACAAGAAAACAGTCAAAATCGGTGAAGAGCTAGAATACCGCATCAGTTTCCACAACACGATAGAAAACGGCGTCTTGAACCGAGTGACAGTGACCGATAAGCTACCAAAAGGTTTGACGTATGTCGAAGGAAGTTTGACTAGCGAAGGGGACGATCCAAAACCAACAAGTTTAGACTACAAAGATGGCACGATCACCGCCGAATATGGTAAGATCAACGACACAAAAGTTCGCACGATCGTCTTTAAAGTCAAAGTAAATAACGAAGCTGTATCAGGAAAAGAGATCTTGAACATCGCGACAGTGGATGATCATGTGACACCGCCAGATGAACCAGAAGTACCAGTCATTCCGGAAGATCCAGATAAACCGAATAAGCCAGACGTGCCAGTTGTACCAGGAAAAGACGTGCCTGATCGACCAGAGCCGAGAAAACCTACTCCAAAGGAAAAGGAGACAAGAAAGTCATTCCTACCTAAAACGGGAGAAGTTGTTTCTTATACACTGATTGCTCTAGGGGGGATCTTGGTAGTAGTTGTACTGGTCATAGCAGTAAAGAAAAGAAAACAATAA